From the genome of Primulina eburnea isolate SZY01 chromosome 12, ASM2296580v1, whole genome shotgun sequence, one region includes:
- the LOC140807532 gene encoding uncharacterized protein isoform X2: MEAFVGEQPGNELEYAGEVWRGTSVGKKRSRCLYLPDDKSNLESSDVHPELLGVQPYLFKMDNNPGIADDKASSISAKYDSFAADFEDPWIIETTQDSSDLKEKKTKLKAFDLNRRPFVLPCGKKNVFSKNIELDINDALNINADREDQNTDEFDTQTGEKVEFEEGKLAGSSTVALMEDTGRHMTDIMETVLFDVHLTVQASFREEHVPFVCLTSHGNGKPILGYPLEVGILSDSCNTFLPFYDRGSSRFHGLVWRTCRRTPVCYVTNSHFYTISKNVRNKREKLPKNPYHSKKAEVVLTRACVPVEYIFGKILKAVGKVRS; encoded by the exons ATGGAAGCTTTTGTGGGAGAACAACCTGGAAATGAACTCGAATATGCAG GTGAAGTATGGCGTGGAACAAGTGTTGGAAAAAAGAGGAGCAGATGTCTATACTTGCCTGATGATAAAAGTAACTTGGAGAGCTCAGATGTTCATCCTGAATTACTTGGTGTTCAGCCCTACTTGTTCAAGATGGATAACAATCCCGGTATAGCTGATGACAAAGCTTCTTCAATTTCAGCAAAATATGATTCTTTTGCTGCTGATTTTGAAGATCCATGGATCATTGAAACAACCCAAGATTCAA GTGATCTGAAGGAAAAGAAGACAAAGTTGAAAGCTTTTGATTTAAACAGAAGACCATTTGTTTTACCCTGTGGAAAGAAGAATGTCTTTTCGAAAAATATAGAGCTTGATATCAATGACGCACTGAATATAAATGCAGATCGGGAAGATCAAAATACAGATGAATTTGACACACAAACTGGGGAAAAGGTGGAATTTGAGGAGGGAAAACTTGCTGGATCTTCTACTGTTGCTCTTATGGAAGACACCGGCAGGCACATGACTGACATAATGGAGACAGTGTTATTCGATGTGCATTTGACTGTTCAAGCTAGCTTTCGAGAAGAACATGTCCCATTTGTTTGTTTAACGAGTCATGGGAATGGCAAACCAATCCTAGGATATCCTCTTGAAGTTGGAATATTAAGTGACAGTTGCAATACTTTTCTTCCTTTTTACGACAGAGGGAGCAGTAGATTTCATGGACTTGTTTGGAGAACTTGTAGGAGGACACCTGTATGTTATGTCACGAATTCCCATTTTTATACCATCTCCAAGAATGTGCGAAACAAGCGAGAGAAGCTACCGAAGAATCCATATCATTCCAAGAAAGCAGAGGTAGTATTGACCAGAGCTTGTGTTCCTGTGGAAtatatatttggtaagataCTCAAAGCAGTTGGTAAGGTACGATCTTGA
- the LOC140807532 gene encoding uncharacterized protein isoform X1, which translates to MEAFVGEQPGNELEYAVSTGEVWRGTSVGKKRSRCLYLPDDKSNLESSDVHPELLGVQPYLFKMDNNPGIADDKASSISAKYDSFAADFEDPWIIETTQDSSDLKEKKTKLKAFDLNRRPFVLPCGKKNVFSKNIELDINDALNINADREDQNTDEFDTQTGEKVEFEEGKLAGSSTVALMEDTGRHMTDIMETVLFDVHLTVQASFREEHVPFVCLTSHGNGKPILGYPLEVGILSDSCNTFLPFYDRGSSRFHGLVWRTCRRTPVCYVTNSHFYTISKNVRNKREKLPKNPYHSKKAEVVLTRACVPVEYIFGKILKAVGKVRS; encoded by the exons ATGGAAGCTTTTGTGGGAGAACAACCTGGAAATGAACTCGAATATGCAG TTTCAACAGGTGAAGTATGGCGTGGAACAAGTGTTGGAAAAAAGAGGAGCAGATGTCTATACTTGCCTGATGATAAAAGTAACTTGGAGAGCTCAGATGTTCATCCTGAATTACTTGGTGTTCAGCCCTACTTGTTCAAGATGGATAACAATCCCGGTATAGCTGATGACAAAGCTTCTTCAATTTCAGCAAAATATGATTCTTTTGCTGCTGATTTTGAAGATCCATGGATCATTGAAACAACCCAAGATTCAA GTGATCTGAAGGAAAAGAAGACAAAGTTGAAAGCTTTTGATTTAAACAGAAGACCATTTGTTTTACCCTGTGGAAAGAAGAATGTCTTTTCGAAAAATATAGAGCTTGATATCAATGACGCACTGAATATAAATGCAGATCGGGAAGATCAAAATACAGATGAATTTGACACACAAACTGGGGAAAAGGTGGAATTTGAGGAGGGAAAACTTGCTGGATCTTCTACTGTTGCTCTTATGGAAGACACCGGCAGGCACATGACTGACATAATGGAGACAGTGTTATTCGATGTGCATTTGACTGTTCAAGCTAGCTTTCGAGAAGAACATGTCCCATTTGTTTGTTTAACGAGTCATGGGAATGGCAAACCAATCCTAGGATATCCTCTTGAAGTTGGAATATTAAGTGACAGTTGCAATACTTTTCTTCCTTTTTACGACAGAGGGAGCAGTAGATTTCATGGACTTGTTTGGAGAACTTGTAGGAGGACACCTGTATGTTATGTCACGAATTCCCATTTTTATACCATCTCCAAGAATGTGCGAAACAAGCGAGAGAAGCTACCGAAGAATCCATATCATTCCAAGAAAGCAGAGGTAGTATTGACCAGAGCTTGTGTTCCTGTGGAAtatatatttggtaagataCTCAAAGCAGTTGGTAAGGTACGATCTTGA
- the LOC140806601 gene encoding protein FAR1-RELATED SEQUENCE 5-like yields MESGKQCGVPEFPTAENVEVPTEISVVDILENKLAVGSIVNSVEEAYLLYCQYAHAKGFSVRKGDQRCFPKTNELQSKEFNCSCEGKKDEKCSSKRIPVYQKLITRTKCKARLKITREKEGVWQNAMVNAGISVSNAVSFMENEACGPQNVGFIRKDAYDHMSRLKKHTKVENGDATALIQYFIQKANKENYFYWNVQLDDDDRVMNFFFRDYKCAVDYEYFGDVLSIDTTYRSNKYNLICAPFIGINHHMQNVLFGLAFMSDETEASFEWLFTTFLDAMYGKQHESIFSDQCQAMMNAIETMNLMPRGHI; encoded by the exons ATGGAATCAGGCAAG CAATGTGGAGTTCCTGAGTTTCCAACGGCAGAAAACGTCGAGGTACCAACTGAAATCTCTGTTGTCGATATTTTGGAGAACAAACTAGCAGTGGGTTCAATTGTGAATAGTGTTGAAGAGGCATATTTGTTGTATTGTCAATACGCGCATGCCAAGGGATTTAGTGTTAGAAAGGGTGATCAACGTTGTTTTCCCAAAACTAATGAACTTCAATCGAAGGAATTTAATTGCTCATGTGAAGGTAAGAAAGATGAAAAATGTTCTAGTAAAAGAATTCCAGTTTATCAAAAGTTGATCACTAGAACTAAATGTAAAGCAAGATTGAAAATTACAAGGGAAAAAGAGGGTGTTTGGCAG AATGCTATGGTGAATGCTGGAATATCTGTCTCTAATGCAGTTTCTTTTATGGAGAATGAAGCATGTGGGCCACAAAATGTAGGTTTTATTAGAAAAGATGCATATGACCATATGAGTCGGCTAAAAAAGCATACGAAAGTTGAGAATGGAGATGCAACTGCACTTATCCAATATTTTATTCAGAAGGCGAACAAAGAGAATTACTTTTACTGGAATGTGCAATTGGATGATGACGATAGAGTGATGAATTTTTTCTTTAGGGACTACAAATGTGCAGTGGATTATGAATATTTCGGTGATGTGCTGTCGATTGACACAACATATAGATCAAACAAATACAATTTGATTTGTGCTCCATTTATTGGTATAAACCACCATATGCAAAATGTGCTGTTTGGTTTGGCTTTTATGTCCGATGAGACCGAAGCTTCTTTTGAGTGGTTGTTTACAACATTTCTTGATGCTATGTACGGAAAACAACATGAATCTATATTTTCAGACCAATGCCAGGCCATGATGAATGCAATTGAAACG ATGAATTTGATGCCACGTGGACATATATGA
- the LOC140807531 gene encoding pentatricopeptide repeat-containing protein At2g22410, mitochondrial-like encodes MKLLRLPSAKQIFPVQTFANFSSDSKKWNSTPNPNLKITNPTLLLIESCNSMSQAKQIQAQMTRTAMFFHLFPVSRLLSFVALDENGDFRYANALFSQILEPNAYVWNTVIRGCVKNGFHEMGFRYFVRMVRECVEMDKRSYVFGLKACGGLEDFRVGHSVHCRIWKVGSARDVIIKNGLIHFYCESGSLVVSDKIFRESEEMDVVSWTTMINGNVINGLADEALKLFDEMCRSGVDPNEVTMVTVFSACARKGDLRVAERIHAFAEKKGVRFSLNVMNAALDMYAKCGGLAKAREIFDNMEVKDVFSWTSMVNGLGKSGDVELAREFFDKMPKRNVISWNAMIAGYSQNNKPMEALGLYDVMERQGLNPMESTLVSVLSACAQSGYMDIGKRIHDNYVKQKRIPLTVILGNAFIDMYAKCGNIDIAREIFDAMRERDLVSYNSMIVAYASHGHANKALDLFESMINLGFKPDDITFVGLLSACAHGGLVKKGWGYFQDMELYGLVPAMEHYACVIDLFCRVGLLDEARELIRLMPLEPDEAIWGAVLNGCRMHGNVELGKFAAEKLMNLDPKDSGIYALLASLCANKSKWSDVRMTRSMMRDKGVKKTRGSSSIEVEGEFHEFLVGDQSHPESKAIYEVLQEVLFFSKSDDYTSCTGNIDACL; translated from the coding sequence ATGAAACTACTTCGTCTGCCTTCAGCGAAACAAATTTTCCCGGTACAAACGTTTGCCAACTTCTCCTCGGACTCCAAGAAATGGAATTCAACTCCAAACCCGAACCTCAAAATCACAAACCCAACTCTCCTTCTCATAGAATCCTGCAATTCCATGTCCCAAGCAAAGCAAATTCAAGCTCAAATGACACGCACTGCCATGTTTTTTCACCTCTTTCCTGTCAGCAGACTCTTATCTTTTGTTGCCCTGGACGAAAATGGCGACTTCCGTTACGCAAATGCCCTCTTTTCGCAGATTCTTGAGCCTAACGCGTATGTTTGGAATACTGTTATCAGGGGTTGTGTAAAAAATGGGTTCCATGAAATGGGTTTCCGTTACTTCGTGAGAATGGTTAGAGAATGTGTGGAGATGGATAAAAGAAGCTATGTTTTTGGGCTGAAAGCTTGTGGGGGTTTGGAAGATTTTAGAGTGGGACATTCAGTGCATTGTAGGATTTGGAAAGTCGGATCTGCGAGAGATGTGATTATTAAAAATGGTTTGATTCACTTTTATTGTGAGAGTGGAAGTTTAGTTGTTTCAGATAAGATTTTTCGTGAGAGTGAAGAAATGGATGTGGTTTCTTGGACTACTATGATAAATGGAAACGTGATAAATGGATTGGCTGATGAAGCCTTGAAATTGTTTGACGAAATGTGTCGAAGTGGAGTGGATCCTAATGAGGTGACAATGGTGACTGTCTTCTCAGCATGTGCCAGGAAGGGGGATTTGAGGGTTGCGGAGCGGATTCATGCGTTTGCGGAAAAGAAAGGAGTGAGATTTAGTTTGAATGTGATGAATGCTGCATTAGATATGTACGCTAAGTGTGGGGGATTAGCAAAGGCTAGAGAGATTTTCGATAACATGGAAGTCAAGGACGTGTTTTCGTGGACTAGTATGGTTAATGGACTTGGGAAAAGTGGGGATGTCGAGTTGGCTCGTGAGTTTTTTGATAAGATGCCTAAGAGGAATGTAATTTCGTGGAATGCAATGATAGCTGGTTACTCGCAAAACAATAAGCCTATGGAGGCTTTGGGACTGTATGATGTAATGGAGAGACAAGGATTGAATCCCATGGAGAGTACTTTGGTTTCTGTGCTCTCAGCTTGTGCTCAATCCGGTTATATGGACATAGGCAAGCGGATTCATGATAACTATGTTAAGCAAAAACGAATTCCATTAACTGTAATACTAGGTAATGCATTTATTGATATGTATGCTAAGTGTGGGAACATTGACATTGCCAGGGAGATCTTTGATGCAATGAGAGAGAGAGACTTGGTGTCTTATAACTCAATGATTGTCGCTTATGCATCTCATGGTCATGCAAATAAGGCTCTCGATCTTTTTGAAAGTATGATAAATTTGGGATTCAAGCCTGATGATATCACATTTGTCGGTCTCTTGTCAGCTTGTGCTCATGGTGGATTAGTCAAGAAAGGTTGGGGTTATTTTCAGGACATGGAGTTGTATGGTTTAGTTCCTGCTATGGAACATTATGCTTGTGTGATCGATTTATTTTGCAGAGTTGGGCTCTTGGATGAGGCTCGTGAGTTGATAAGATTGATGCCTCTGGAACCAGATGAAGCTATCTGGGGGGCAGTTTTGAACGGTTGTAGAATGCATGGAAATGTCGAGTTAGGGAAGTTTGCTGCGGAAAAGCTGATGAATTTGGATCCAAAAGATAGTGGCATCTATGCACTTTTAGCAAGCTTATGTGCTAACAAGAGTAAATGGAGTGATGTAAGGATGACTAGAAGTATGATGAGAGATAAAGGTGTTAAGAAGACCCGAGGGTCTAGTTCCATAGAGGTTGAAGGCGAGTTTCATGAGTTTCTAGTAGGGGATCAATCACATCCTGAATCCAAAGCCATTTACGAAGTTCTTCAGGAAGTTCTGTTCTTTTCAAAGTCAGACGATTATACATCATGTACTGGCAATATTGATGCATGTCTTTGA
- the LOC140807683 gene encoding uncharacterized protein, translating to MDDTVTEKMSSDLHLGRLPPPKPRPKRFVRNQIPDSILNDAALNAAISLLPSNYNFEIHKIVWRVRSTNATRVALQFPEGLLLYSLIISDILTAFAGVTHCFILGDVTYGACCVDDLSSRALDSHLLVHFGHSCLVPIDSTTIPVLYIFVEIAINTSKLIQELNHNFTPADANNFIMAGTIQFSNAIRAVKPKLEDLGFRVFIPQSKPLSAGEVLGCTAPSLKLQSAPGINDVIIFVADGRFHLEAFMIANPGIETFRYDPYLSKLFLEEYDHDGMKDDRRRAIERARNAKNWGIVLGTLGRQGNPRVLERLEGKMKDKGLDYIVVLISELSPKKIELFGDGVDAWIQIACPRLSIDWGAAFKKPLLTSFEAEIALGDLPGWWERNRAKNEECSHDRNVEGNVDYPMDYYAQDGGDWNSCHSKKAVRVPESNCCGKC from the coding sequence ATGGACGACACAGTAACCGAAAAGATGTCCTCCGACCTCCACCTTGGACGGCTGCCTCCACCCAAGCCCCGGCCGAAGCGTTTCGTGAGAAATCAAATCCCTGATTCCATTCTAAACGACGCCGCCTTGAACGCGGCCATCTCCCTCCTCCCTTCCAACTACAACTTCGAAATCCACAAGATCGTCTGGCGAGTGCGCTCCACGAACGCCACCCGCGTCGCGCTCCAGTTTCCGGAGGGACTTTTATTGTATTCACTCATCATCTCCGACATACTCACAGCCTTCGCCGGCGTCACCCACTGCTTCATCCTCGGAGACGTAACCTATGGGGCGTGCTGCGTGGACGACCTTTCCTCGCGTGCCCTCGACTCCCACCTCCTCGTACACTTCGGCCACAGCTGTCTTGTCCCCATCGACTCTACCACCATCCCCGTGCTCTACATCTTTGTCGAGATTGCCATCAACACTTCAAAGCTAATCCAAGAgctgaatcacaatttcacgcCTGCGGATGCCAATAATTTCATCATGGCGGGAACAATTCAATTCTCTAACGCAATCCGAGCCGTGAAGCCCAAGCTCGAGgatttagggtttagggttttcaTCCCCCAGTCGAAACCACTATCAGCAGGGGAGGTTCTCGGCTGCACTGCACCAAGTCTGAAATTACAATCTGCCCCAGGGATAAACGACGTGATTATCTTCGTAGCAGATGGGAGGTTCCATTTGGAAGCATTCATGATTGCTAATCCCGGGATTGAAACTTTCAGATATGATCCGTATTTGTCAAAATTGTTCTTGGAGGAATATGATCATGATGGGATGAAGGACGATAGGAGAAGGGCCATAGAAAGAGCAAGGAATGCAAAGAATTGGGGGATTGTGTTGGGCACATTGGGAAGACAAGGCAATCCCAGAGTATTAGAGAGGTTAGAAGGGAAAATGAAGGATAAAGGGCTGGATTATATTGTGGTTCTGATATCCGAATTGTCGCCCAAGAAAATCGAGCTATTTGGGGACGGGGTCGACGCATGGATTCAAATTGCGTGCCCCAGGTTATCGATTGATTGGGGTGCTGCGTTTAAGAAGCCATTGCTGACATCATTCGAGGCAGAGATTGCGCTCGGGGATCTGCCTGGTTGGTGGGAGAGGAATCGTGCAAAAAATGAGGAGTGCTCTCATGACAGAAATGTAGAAGGAAATGTGGATTATCCGATGGATTATTATGCGCAGGATGGAGGGGATTGGAATTCTTGTCACTCAAAGAAGGCGGTTCGAGTTCCTGAGAGCAATTGTTGTGGCAAGTGCTAA
- the LOC140807393 gene encoding secretory carrier-associated membrane protein 4-like has product MNRRNDPNPFDEEEPEVNPFSNGGATASSKSRIPNVVANTLGFGQKHDATVDIPLDTMNNSKSKEKELASWEADLSRRERDIKRREDAVSSAGVTVDDRNWPPFFPIIHHDIANEIPVHAQRLQYLAFASWLGIVLCLSFNVIAVIICWVQGGGVKIFFLAIIYALMGCPLSYVLWYRPLYRAMRTDSALKFGWFFLFYMLHIAFCIFAAIAPPVVFHGKSLTGILAAIDVFSDHVLAGIFFLIGFALFCIESLLSLWVVQKVYTYFRGNK; this is encoded by the exons ATGAATCGTAGAAACGATCCGAATCCGTTTGATGAGGAAGAACCTGAAGTCAATCCATTCTCG AACGGCGGCGCAACTGCCTCGTCGAAGTCACGCATCCCTAATGTGGTTGCTAATACCCTGGGTTTTGGCCAGAAACATGATGCGACTGTCGACATACCGTTAGATACCATGAAC AACTCGAAAAGTAAGGAGAAAGAACTCGCCTCTTGGGAAGCAGATTTGAGCAGGAGAGAAAGG GACATTAAACGAAGGGAAGATGCTGTTTCCAGTG CTGGTGTCACGGTGGATGATAGAAATTGGCCTCCATTTTTTCCCATCATTCACCATGATATAGCCAACGAAATACCAGTCCATGCTCAGAGGTTGCAGTATCTGGCTTTTGCAAGTTGGTTAG GTATCGTCCTTTGCCTTTCGTTCAATGTCATTGCTGTCATTATTTGTTGGGTACAGGGTGGTG GTGTCAAGATCTTTTTCCTTGCAATAATATATGCCTTGATGGGATGCCCACTTTCATATGTCTTATGGTACAGGCCATTATATCGGGCAATGAG GACTGATAGTGCTCTAAAATTTGGATGGTTTTTCTTGTTTTATATG CTCCACATTGCTTTCTGCATATTTGCGGCAATTGCACCTCCTGTTGTCTTTCATGGAAAATCACTGAC GGGAATCCTTGCTGCAATTGACGTTTTCTCTGACCATGTGTTGGCTGGG ATATTTTTCCTTATTGGATTTGCGCTGTTTTGCATAGAATCTTTGCTGAGCTTGTGGGTAGTCCAG AAAGTATATACGTATTTCAGGGGAAACAAGTAA